Genomic segment of Actinomycetota bacterium:
ATCCGTGGTGCTGATGCTCGTGCTCAGCTGCTGGGCGGTCGGCACTGCGCTGTTCGCGCTGCTTGCGCGCGTGCGCACACCCGTGCAACCGGGACACTTCAAAGTCACGTGGCTGGTCGCCGCCGGACTGGCTGCTGCTGCCGCTGGGGCGGCCGCGGCGGGCAGCGGCTTTGAGCGACGCGGCATGCTGGTGCTCGCCGCGTATTCGGCCGCCTGCCTTGTGACCTTCGCAAGCGTGTACAGGGGGGCCGACATCTGGGTCGGCGCTGTCACGGCGGCCGCTGGGATCCCGCTGTTGGCTTGGACGACCGACACGGCCCAGTTCGCATCCGCGGCGGCGACCGCCGAGATCGTGGTGGAGAACGGCAGCGCTTATGTCGAAATGGCTGGACGTTGGGCCGTCGCAGCCGTCGTGTCCACGGCCGCGCTCCTGCTGGGATCGGTCACGAACTCGATGCTGCTCGGGCACTGGCACTTAAACCAGCCGGGCCTCAGGACGGGCCCGCTGCGCAGGCTGGTGTGGGCCGTGTGGGGGTCCATCGCCCTTTTCCTCATGGCTGCGGGGCTTCTGGTGGTGAATCCACGTCGAGGAGACGTGGCCACACTGGGCGCAGTGACGGCGATCGCTTTCGTGGGCTTCACCGCTGTTCTCGCGGCGATGGTCCACCACCTGGTGCGAACACGTTCGATCATGTCGGCCACCGGGATCCTGTACCTGCAGGTGCTGCTGTGCTTTGTCGCCAGCTTCACCGCCCTGCTGGGCGTTCTTGATGTCCAGGTCCCGTTGTAATGCTGGCGGCTACGCCGCTCCCGCGGAGGCCGGCTCTTCGTCCTGGAGCAGCTCGATCATGGCCTGTGCGTAAGCCATCGCTTCGGCGGACTGCCGGAAGAACGCGTACACGTCGCGCCCGGAGCGCAGGCACCGCCGCAGCATCTTTCCCCAGGACACGAGGTCGGCCGCGCGGTAGGAGTCCCGGCGGAACCTGACGTACGCGAACGGGGGGGCCGGGGTGTCCTCTCCCAGACAGACCGAGCCGCTGAGCCCGTCCTCGGTCTCCACCCCCGCAACGGCCGCGCCGTAGGCGCCCATCACCTCCACCACCTCGGGCTCGGACCATGAGGGGTGGCGGCACTCCCAGGCGGACAGCACCCCCTCCGGCAGCGCCCCCAGGACCGCCCGGAGCCGCCGCATGTCGCACTCCATGGAGGGCGCGACCGTGAAAAGCAGGGCCCGCAGCCGGCCGTCCAGAGGCTCTAGCGTGTCCAGGTAGCGCTGGACGCCCGAGGCGTCCTTCAGCCGGTCCACGTGCGTCACGTCGCGCGGCACACGAACCGAGAGGCGGAAGTCGGCAGGAGTGGCGTCCGCCCACGACCGCACGGTGTCGCGGTTCGGAGGTCGGTAAAAGCACGAGTCCATCTCGAGGACCTCAAAGCGCTGCGAGTACCCGCGCAGCAGATCTTCGGAAGCCCCCGTGGCGGCTCGCAGGTCGCTTCTGCACGAAGGGGACGCGAACCCGGAGGTGCCGACAAAGGCCGATGGCATCTGCTGAGGGTGGACGACTCCCACCCGCGCGTCAAAGCGACCGCCCGTCACCTGCAAAGTGCTTACGTGAACGCAGAGGCACGCAACGCGCGGCCCCCCCGACGGCTGGACACGCGAGAGTCGTTATGGCCAGTGAAGTCGTCGTCTCGGAATGCCTCGCAGCAATCTTCGAAGCTACCCCCCTCCGAAGGCGGCGGCTTCACCAATTCCGGGAAAAGCTAGGCGCCCCCATCTGGGCGCGAAGCTGTCTTCACGGCGATCCCCGCGATCGCGTCCTTGTCGGCTTCCTTCACCGCGAGCCACCCTGCGACTTCGGGGGCCGACGAAAAGAAGCGGCCGAAGGCGTCGTTGTCGTCGATGTCGTCAGCGATGAGCACCCCGCCGCGAACGAGCGGCGGCCACGCGCACTCGAACTCGAACCGCATGTTGGGAGCGGTGTGGAGGCTGTCGTGGACGAAGACCCCCACGGGACCGGCCTCCCGTAGCACCTGCTTCAGCCGCGAGCGACTCGGCCCCCGGACGTACGTCCACCTTTCACGACCCGTGTCGGACACCGCCGATCCCGTCTCCGTCCGCCATCGCGCAGCGATCGGAGGAAGGTCGATGCTCCACAACCTGCCGGTCCCGTTTGCCTCCAAAGCGGCGAGGATGCAGGCCGTGGTCAGGCCCCTGGCCACACCGGTCTCGACTACGGCTTGGGGCCGGACGTGTCGGGTTGCAGTCCACACCAGCAAGGCCAGGAGCCGGTCGGCGTCATGCGGTTCCACGCCGGCCGCCCGTCCGGTCACCCTCGCCCGGACCGCGGCCCACACCTGCTCAAACCCGTCGCACCCCTGGCACGGGTACGGCGCGCCGAGCAGCTCGTGCAGACGCACCAGCGCCACGCCGCCTCCTACGGCCTCGTAGCGGCCCCCGGGTCCACCGGATCCGCCCGACTCGATACGCGCCCTGATCCTCGCCGGCACCTCCGAGGGCCGGGAGAGCCCGGCCCGCGTGAAGGCAAGCGCCTTCGTCACCACGTCGGGCAGCGGCTTCACGCGGCTTAGTCCAGCAGCCCTGCCGTCGTGTCGCGCAGCCAGCTCGCGGGCTCCAGGATCAGCCTGTCCACGAGCCAGGCACGCCGGGTCTGGACCATGCGCACGTCCATCACGAGGTCGGACTCAAGCGGACCGTCAAACGACGACTCCCCGGTCACCCGCCAACCCCTCGGCCCCCGAACACGCACGTGGTAGGTGTCGGGATGGGCGACCGGCTGCCGCAGCACGTGAAGCCGGTACACGCGGTGACGCCCCGACCCCCGGACGGCGCGTGGGACCTCAGACGTCGCCAGCAGACGCACCCGGCCCTTGGGCGCGATGTCCAGCCGGCGGACGTGGAAGTTGCGCAGGCGGGCCTCCCGGCCGGCCCTGGGGATGTACCGCCGGCCCGCGAGTCGTATCCGCGGGGGAGCCGCCTGCTCCGACCGCAGGAGCACGAGGATCTGGCGGCTGACTCCTTTGGCGATCTCCGGCAAGGGCGATCCGATGACGTAGTCGGGAAGACCCGACGAGGGCGCTTCATTCGTCAGGGTCGCATCGAGCCGGGTCTTCGCTGTGCCGCTTTGCGGGTCCAGCGTCGCCTCGTACCGGACGTCGCGCCGCAAAAACCAGTCGATCTTGTTTCCGACGGCATTGTCCGACACCAGCCCCAGAACGTCGGTCGCCCCGGACGCCCGGGCCACGCCTCCCGCAAGCCCCAGCCGCTCGAGCTGACGCTGCTCCTGCGGACGCTGAGCGTGCATCTGTATGTGTCCTCCGGACACGGCCCTTGAAAATCCCTCTATGACGCCGGCGTTGATCTCGCCCGTACCGCTTCGCAAAGCCCTGCCGAACACGTTCTCCACCAGGCTGCCCAAAAACGCGATGCGCTGGTCGTTGTCGCTTTCGAAACGGACGTATGCCTCGTGGTGGGCGATATTGGACACGGTGTCGGCCGAGATCGGCACAGGCCACGGCGGCACGGTGAGGGGGCCGGCCAGCCGAAGCAGCGGCTGCAGGCCAACAGGGTCGATCTGGATAATTCCGTCCACCTGACCGAACGGCCCCTGGACCCCTTGCGACACGATCCGGGCCACGGTCGGGAAGTCGGAGGTCAGGTTCACGTTCTGCCATATGGCCGTCGCGGCGTACGGCTCGTATGAGTCGCGGTACCAGTCCGGGACCCGGACCCCGGCCGCCCTGGGCGTGGGGAGCTCACGGTCGGGGCGCCCGGACCCCGCGAGCAGGCCCAGCTTGCCGCCGCTTGTCTCCAGGACCGCGAAGTACCCGAGCAGCCCCCCGGTCCCTCTGAGCTCAGCGAGGTTGGAGAACGCGACCACGTACCTGCGCCGGCCGTCGCGTCCGAGCAGCGTGCCCAGCAGGTCCAGTCCGGCCGAGCCCCGCTCAGCCTGTACCCGCGACGAGCGGACCCTTCGCAGGGCGTCGGCCCGCGCCTCCGCAAGCGGGGGCGCGAGCCAGGTGGACGGGGTCCGGCGCAACGCCACCTCCGCACGCCTGGCCGGGGCGACCGCCTGCTTGAGCGCCTGGGCCGCGCGGCCGGTGGCTCCCAGGTCGATGCCTCCCCCGCTCACCCGCCACCCGCCGGCGGGCCTCGCTTCCACGGCGACGGCAGCGGCTTCGGCTGCCTGAACGCTCAGCCGCCC
This window contains:
- a CDS encoding DUF72 domain-containing protein, with amino-acid sequence MTGGRFDARVGVVHPQQMPSAFVGTSGFASPSCRSDLRAATGASEDLLRGYSQRFEVLEMDSCFYRPPNRDTVRSWADATPADFRLSVRVPRDVTHVDRLKDASGVQRYLDTLEPLDGRLRALLFTVAPSMECDMRRLRAVLGALPEGVLSAWECRHPSWSEPEVVEVMGAYGAAVAGVETEDGLSGSVCLGEDTPAPPFAYVRFRRDSYRAADLVSWGKMLRRCLRSGRDVYAFFRQSAEAMAYAQAMIELLQDEEPASAGAA
- a CDS encoding class I SAM-dependent methyltransferase, with amino-acid sequence MKPLPDVVTKALAFTRAGLSRPSEVPARIRARIESGGSGGPGGRYEAVGGGVALVRLHELLGAPYPCQGCDGFEQVWAAVRARVTGRAAGVEPHDADRLLALLVWTATRHVRPQAVVETGVARGLTTACILAALEANGTGRLWSIDLPPIAARWRTETGSAVSDTGRERWTYVRGPSRSRLKQVLREAGPVGVFVHDSLHTAPNMRFEFECAWPPLVRGGVLIADDIDDNDAFGRFFSSAPEVAGWLAVKEADKDAIAGIAVKTASRPDGGA
- a CDS encoding DUF4012 domain-containing protein — translated: MGAVITTPPVLSVRSRSKQARASLEAAAGALRRQDPAGARADLDAADAQLRASRRLLRSPILLPARVVPVVSRQLKALDGLTLAGRLSVQAAEAAAVAVEARPAGGWRVSGGGIDLGATGRAAQALKQAVAPARRAEVALRRTPSTWLAPPLAEARADALRRVRSSRVQAERGSAGLDLLGTLLGRDGRRRYVVAFSNLAELRGTGGLLGYFAVLETSGGKLGLLAGSGRPDRELPTPRAAGVRVPDWYRDSYEPYAATAIWQNVNLTSDFPTVARIVSQGVQGPFGQVDGIIQIDPVGLQPLLRLAGPLTVPPWPVPISADTVSNIAHHEAYVRFESDNDQRIAFLGSLVENVFGRALRSGTGEINAGVIEGFSRAVSGGHIQMHAQRPQEQRQLERLGLAGGVARASGATDVLGLVSDNAVGNKIDWFLRRDVRYEATLDPQSGTAKTRLDATLTNEAPSSGLPDYVIGSPLPEIAKGVSRQILVLLRSEQAAPPRIRLAGRRYIPRAGREARLRNFHVRRLDIAPKGRVRLLATSEVPRAVRGSGRHRVYRLHVLRQPVAHPDTYHVRVRGPRGWRVTGESSFDGPLESDLVMDVRMVQTRRAWLVDRLILEPASWLRDTTAGLLD